Proteins encoded together in one Pseudomonas sp. ADAK13 window:
- a CDS encoding TonB-dependent siderophore receptor, which yields MKSRATSAGSVKQWLGASILAVSGLALLPLGVAQAAEAQQQSTLFNFALAAKPLPQALSDFTRVTGISVVYTDEAPYAIKAPAITGQMSATQAMQRLLGNSGFTFRQIDARTLALEPLPTDGALNLGATTINGAALASDTTSYQPPPTSSVMRSHGLLLETPQTVNVVPAQVMRDQQPRNLDDALTNISGITQANTLGSTQDAVMLRGFGDNRNGSIMQDGMPLVQGRALNSTAERVEVLKGPSSLLYGIQDPGGVVNIVSKKPELVQSTSLTVRGSTFGDGKNGSGGNLDTTGPIGDSGLAYRLIVDHEDEDYWRNYGTHRESLIAPSLAWYGDSTKLLFAYEHREFLSPFDRGTAIDPKTNHPLNIPSTRRLDEPFNNMEGRSDLYRFEADHDLNDDWKAHFGYSWNRETYDASQVRVVKVNTNGTLTRSMDGTQGALTTDRFATASLEGKVNVAGMQHDLTFGLDDEYRKIYRADLIRQAPRGTFNYNDPVYGNEVAGTTVSAPDSNQTDLLRSDSLFMQDAIHLTDQWILVGGARYQMYDQYAGKGVPFTANTDGNGQKWVPRVGLVYRYTDELSFYGSYTESFKPNSTIAPLANKTILDGSLEPEQSKSWELGTKLDMPGRITASAALFNIEKRNVLVQVGDGLTSVYSVAGKVRSRGLELDASGQLTDKWSVIGSYAYTDAVVTEDPELKGNRLQNVAKNTGSLSAVYDFGSILGGDQLRVGAGARYVGERSGDAANSFDLPGYTVADAFATYDTKVDGQKVKFQLNVKNLFDRTYYTSAVNTQFVSIGDARQVSVSSTLTF from the coding sequence ATGAAGTCCAGGGCAACGTCGGCGGGTTCGGTTAAACAGTGGCTGGGAGCCTCGATATTGGCGGTTTCGGGGCTGGCGCTGCTGCCCCTTGGCGTGGCGCAGGCGGCTGAGGCGCAGCAACAGAGCACGCTGTTCAACTTTGCCCTGGCCGCCAAGCCGCTGCCCCAGGCCTTGAGTGATTTCACTCGGGTGACCGGCATCAGCGTGGTCTACACCGACGAAGCGCCCTACGCGATCAAGGCCCCGGCCATCACCGGGCAGATGAGCGCGACCCAGGCCATGCAACGCCTGCTGGGCAATTCCGGCTTCACCTTCCGCCAGATCGACGCCCGCACCCTGGCCCTGGAGCCGCTGCCGACCGACGGCGCGCTGAACCTCGGCGCTACGACCATCAACGGCGCCGCCCTGGCCTCGGATACCACCAGCTATCAGCCGCCGCCTACCAGTTCGGTGATGCGTTCCCACGGTCTGCTGCTGGAAACCCCACAAACCGTCAACGTGGTGCCGGCCCAGGTGATGCGCGATCAACAGCCGCGCAACCTCGACGACGCCCTGACCAACATCAGCGGCATCACCCAGGCCAACACCTTGGGCAGCACTCAGGATGCGGTGATGTTGCGCGGTTTTGGTGATAACCGTAACGGCTCGATCATGCAGGACGGCATGCCCCTGGTGCAGGGCCGCGCGCTGAACTCCACCGCCGAGCGCGTCGAAGTGCTCAAGGGCCCGTCGTCGTTGCTATACGGCATTCAGGACCCGGGCGGCGTGGTGAATATCGTCAGCAAGAAACCGGAATTGGTCCAATCCACCTCCCTGACCGTGCGCGGTTCGACCTTTGGTGACGGCAAGAACGGCAGCGGCGGCAACCTCGACACCACTGGCCCCATCGGTGACAGCGGGTTGGCTTACCGCCTGATCGTCGACCATGAAGACGAAGACTACTGGCGCAACTACGGCACTCACCGCGAAAGCCTGATTGCCCCGTCGCTGGCCTGGTATGGCGACAGCACCAAGCTGTTATTTGCCTATGAGCATCGGGAGTTTCTCTCGCCGTTCGACCGGGGCACCGCCATCGACCCCAAGACCAACCACCCGCTGAATATCCCGTCGACTCGCCGTCTCGATGAGCCCTTCAACAACATGGAAGGCCGCTCCGACCTGTACCGCTTCGAAGCCGACCACGACCTGAACGACGACTGGAAAGCCCACTTCGGCTACAGCTGGAACCGCGAGACCTACGACGCCAGTCAGGTGCGTGTGGTCAAGGTCAACACCAACGGCACCCTGACCCGTAGCATGGACGGCACCCAGGGCGCGCTGACCACGGACCGCTTCGCCACCGCCAGCCTTGAAGGCAAGGTGAACGTCGCCGGCATGCAGCACGACCTGACCTTCGGCCTGGATGACGAGTACCGCAAGATCTACCGGGCCGACCTGATCCGCCAGGCGCCCCGTGGCACGTTCAATTACAACGATCCGGTCTACGGCAATGAAGTGGCGGGCACCACCGTCAGCGCGCCGGACAGCAACCAGACCGACCTGCTGCGCAGCGACTCGCTGTTTATGCAGGACGCGATCCACCTCACCGATCAATGGATCCTGGTGGGCGGCGCGCGCTATCAGATGTACGACCAATACGCCGGCAAGGGCGTCCCGTTCACCGCCAACACCGACGGCAATGGCCAGAAATGGGTCCCCCGCGTTGGCCTGGTGTACCGCTACACCGACGAGCTGTCGTTCTACGGCAGCTACACCGAGTCGTTCAAACCCAACTCCACCATCGCGCCGCTCGCCAACAAAACGATCCTGGACGGCAGCCTCGAGCCGGAACAGTCGAAGTCCTGGGAGCTGGGGACCAAGCTCGACATGCCGGGTCGCATCACCGCGAGCGCAGCGTTGTTCAACATCGAAAAACGTAACGTGCTGGTCCAGGTGGGCGATGGCCTGACCTCGGTCTACAGCGTCGCCGGCAAGGTGCGCTCCCGTGGCCTGGAACTGGACGCCAGCGGTCAGCTGACGGACAAGTGGAGCGTGATCGGCAGCTATGCCTACACCGACGCGGTCGTCACCGAAGACCCGGAGCTGAAGGGCAACCGCCTGCAAAACGTCGCGAAAAACACCGGCTCGCTGTCGGCGGTGTATGACTTCGGCAGCATCCTCGGGGGTGACCAACTGCGGGTGGGCGCCGGTGCACGTTATGTGGGCGAACGCTCGGGCGATGCGGCCAACAGTTTCGACCTGCCGGGTTATACCGTGGCCGATGCGTTTGCCACGTATGACACCAAGGTCGATGGACAGAAGGTCAAGTTCCAGCTCAACGTGAAGAACCTGTTTGACCGCACCTATTACACCTCTGCCGTGAACACCCAGTTCGTGTCCATTGGCGATGCGCGGCAGGTGTCGGTTTCCAGCACGCTGACCTTCTAA
- a CDS encoding response regulator transcription factor — MLRVIIADDHPIVRIGQKVVIEADGRCKVVGEANGPDELLSVLASTPCDILVTDFAMPGNQQADGYVLLGLLQRQYPGLPVILVTMFANIATLRASFAQGARAIVAKNASAKELPSAIKAVSEGKTFVSECLRVQLVEAGTGDQLQPPQLSGKEREVVRMLASGMTVSQIAARVNRSISTISKQKSTAMNRLCISTDVDLFAYARSSGMVP; from the coding sequence ATGCTTCGCGTAATTATTGCTGACGATCATCCCATTGTTCGTATTGGACAAAAGGTAGTGATCGAAGCGGACGGCAGGTGCAAGGTGGTGGGTGAGGCCAACGGTCCTGATGAGTTGCTCAGCGTGCTGGCTTCCACCCCCTGCGATATCCTGGTAACGGACTTTGCCATGCCCGGAAATCAGCAGGCGGATGGCTATGTTCTGCTGGGGTTGTTGCAACGCCAGTACCCCGGGTTGCCGGTGATCCTGGTGACGATGTTTGCCAATATCGCCACCTTGCGTGCCTCGTTCGCCCAGGGCGCCAGGGCCATCGTCGCGAAGAACGCCTCAGCCAAAGAGTTGCCTTCGGCGATCAAGGCGGTGAGCGAGGGCAAGACGTTTGTCAGCGAATGCCTGCGGGTGCAGTTGGTCGAGGCCGGGACCGGCGACCAGTTGCAGCCGCCGCAACTGTCCGGCAAGGAGCGGGAAGTGGTGCGCATGCTGGCCAGCGGCATGACCGTCAGCCAGATTGCCGCACGGGTCAACCGCAGCATTTCCACCATCAGCAAACAGAAAAGCACCGCCATGAACCGCCTGTGTATCTCCACCGATGTGGATTTGTTCGCCTATGCTCGCAGCAGCGGAATGGTTCCCTGA
- a CDS encoding glutathione S-transferase family protein produces the protein MSELILHHYPQSPFAEKARLLLGFKGLSWRSVHISPVMPKPDLTALTGGYRKTPVLQVGADIYCDTALIARRLEQEKAAPALFPQGLELVSQGFAAWADSTVFSHAVSLVFQPESLAVKFAKVPPEMIQVLVADRSKLFSGGTATRVQLDQATHQWPVIIGRINQQLQHQQGDFLFGEPSIADFALAHPLWFLMGSPVTSPLVETYPAVAAWLARVLCFGHGTSSQMTAEQALDVARNATPANLPEEIFEDPNGFKPGQQVTISATDYGVDPVAGELLFTGREQLIVRRTDERGGTVHVHFPRFGFRIQPV, from the coding sequence ATGTCTGAGTTGATCCTCCACCACTACCCGCAATCCCCGTTTGCTGAAAAAGCCCGCCTGTTGCTGGGCTTCAAAGGCCTGTCCTGGCGCTCGGTGCATATCTCACCGGTGATGCCCAAGCCTGACTTGACCGCCCTCACTGGCGGTTATCGCAAGACCCCGGTGCTGCAGGTCGGCGCCGATATCTACTGCGACACCGCGCTGATCGCCCGCCGCCTGGAGCAGGAAAAGGCCGCGCCGGCGCTGTTTCCCCAAGGCCTCGAACTGGTCAGCCAGGGCTTCGCCGCCTGGGCCGATTCGACGGTGTTCTCCCATGCGGTGAGCCTGGTGTTCCAGCCGGAGTCCCTGGCGGTGAAGTTCGCCAAGGTACCGCCGGAAATGATCCAGGTACTGGTGGCCGACCGCAGCAAGTTGTTCAGCGGTGGCACCGCCACCCGTGTGCAACTGGACCAGGCCACACACCAATGGCCGGTGATCATTGGCCGTATCAATCAACAGTTACAGCATCAGCAGGGCGACTTCCTGTTCGGCGAGCCGTCGATTGCCGACTTTGCCCTGGCGCATCCGTTGTGGTTCCTCATGGGCTCGCCGGTGACGTCGCCGCTGGTGGAAACCTATCCCGCCGTGGCCGCCTGGTTGGCCCGGGTGCTGTGTTTCGGCCATGGCACCTCTAGCCAGATGACCGCCGAACAAGCCCTGGACGTCGCGCGTAATGCCACGCCAGCCAACTTGCCGGAAGAAATCTTCGAAGACCCGAACGGCTTCAAGCCCGGCCAGCAGGTGACCATCAGTGCTACCGATTATGGCGTCGATCCAGTGGCCGGCGAGTTGCTGTTCACCGGCCGTGAACAGCTGATTGTGCGGCGCACCGACGAACGTGGCGGCACCGTGCATGTGCACTTTCCACGCTTCGGATTTCGGATCCAACCGGTATGA
- the dacB gene encoding D-alanyl-D-alanine carboxypeptidase/D-alanyl-D-alanine endopeptidase yields the protein MQLGRWTHASGLLLGLSLLLGGCASAPNTSTSASLDQLLADPALHGASVSLMVRDARSGSTLYQHNPRTRLTPASSLKLLTTSAAMDVLGPQYRFSTQLLGDGLRQGAVLNGNLYLRGQGDPTVQWADYQALAASLAQQGIKQVQGDLVFDDSFFDAERLGVDWSQDDESTYYGAQISALTVSPNTDFDAGSLLVTARAPVAAGRPVTVDLFPATDYVQISNRAVSGAGNSYGINRQHGTNLLRLSGALAPGKQSPQLVSVWEPTQLVANLFGQALAEQGISVLGRRVIGGVTPTTATVLAMHESAPLQALITPLLKLSNNNMSEALLKTMGRKTANAGTAQAGVAAVAGFLKRQGIDASTLSQVDGSGLSRRNLVSSQNLTDLLLAASKQPWFNAWYNALPIAGNPERLAGGSLRYRLRGTAAENNLHGKTGSMSGVSSLTGYVTDANGRKLVFAVVTNNYVVEGARVKALENRLATVLANSTD from the coding sequence ATGCAGTTGGGACGATGGACACACGCCAGCGGGCTGCTGCTGGGCCTGAGCTTGTTGCTGGGCGGTTGCGCCTCGGCGCCGAACACTTCCACCAGCGCCAGCCTCGACCAGTTGCTGGCCGACCCGGCCCTGCACGGTGCCAGCGTGTCGTTGATGGTGCGTGATGCCCGCAGTGGCAGCACGCTCTACCAACACAACCCGCGCACGCGGCTGACTCCGGCCTCCAGCCTCAAGCTGCTGACCACCTCGGCGGCGATGGATGTGCTGGGGCCGCAGTATCGGTTTTCCACCCAACTGTTGGGCGATGGCCTGCGCCAGGGCGCGGTGCTTAACGGCAATCTGTACCTGCGCGGCCAGGGCGACCCGACGGTCCAGTGGGCGGATTATCAGGCGTTGGCCGCCAGCCTGGCGCAGCAGGGCATCAAGCAGGTGCAAGGCGACCTGGTGTTCGATGACAGCTTTTTCGACGCCGAGCGCCTGGGCGTCGACTGGTCCCAGGACGACGAAAGCACCTACTACGGCGCGCAGATCTCGGCGCTGACGGTGTCGCCTAATACGGATTTTGATGCGGGCTCCCTATTGGTCACGGCCAGGGCGCCGGTGGCGGCGGGGCGCCCGGTGACGGTGGATCTCTTCCCGGCCACCGATTACGTGCAGATCAGCAACCGTGCGGTCAGTGGGGCGGGCAATAGCTACGGGATCAACCGCCAGCACGGCACCAACCTGTTGCGCCTCAGTGGCGCGCTGGCGCCTGGCAAACAGAGCCCGCAACTGGTCAGTGTGTGGGAGCCGACGCAACTGGTGGCGAACCTGTTCGGGCAGGCGTTGGCGGAGCAAGGGATTAGCGTGCTGGGGCGTCGTGTTATCGGCGGTGTCACGCCGACCACGGCGACGGTGCTGGCGATGCACGAGTCGGCGCCGTTGCAGGCATTGATCACGCCACTGCTCAAGCTGTCCAACAACAACATGTCTGAAGCGTTGCTCAAGACCATGGGCCGCAAGACGGCCAATGCCGGGACGGCCCAGGCGGGTGTGGCGGCGGTGGCAGGGTTCCTCAAGCGTCAGGGGATTGATGCGTCAACCTTGAGCCAGGTGGACGGTTCAGGGCTGTCGCGACGCAATCTGGTGTCGTCGCAAAACCTGACGGACCTGCTGCTGGCCGCCAGCAAACAGCCTTGGTTCAACGCTTGGTACAACGCGTTGCCGATTGCCGGCAATCCGGAGCGCCTGGCGGGTGGCAGCCTGCGCTATCGCCTGCGGGGCACTGCCGCCGAGAACAACCTGCACGGCAAGACCGGCTCCATGAGTGGTGTGTCGTCGTTGACCGGTTATGTCACCGATGCCAATGGGCGTAAGTTGGTGTTCGCGGTGGTGACCAACAATTACGTGGTCGAAGGGGCGCGGGTCAAGGCATTGGAGAACCGCCTGGCCACGGTATTGGCCAACAGCACGGACTAA
- a CDS encoding GIY-YIG nuclease family protein, producing MTTPSEAKPWFVYLVRAANGSLYCGISNDPVRRFATHQSGKGARFFLSSPAVALVYTEACASKAEALRQERLIKKLKKSAKECLAAIGPSI from the coding sequence GTGACCACTCCCTCTGAAGCCAAGCCGTGGTTTGTGTACCTGGTGCGTGCCGCCAACGGCTCGCTCTATTGCGGCATCAGCAATGACCCGGTGCGCCGCTTTGCCACTCACCAGAGCGGCAAGGGTGCACGGTTTTTTCTCTCAAGCCCCGCCGTGGCGCTGGTGTACACCGAAGCCTGTGCCAGCAAGGCCGAGGCGTTGCGTCAGGAACGGCTGATCAAGAAATTGAAGAAAAGCGCCAAGGAGTGCCTGGCGGCGATCGGTCCATCAATTTGA
- a CDS encoding DUF1120 domain-containing protein, translating to MNTLLKTVASTLLIACAPATFAASTVDLTVTGLITPNSCTPTLSGGGQVDYGKISAKDLKTNNPTHLGSQTLQMTVNCDAPIQFALNAIDNRPGTAAFSNRYGLGLINGSQPFGGYNLMLRSPVADTVAVQPIASYDKGTTWGAEYIWEPGLYMSVGAMSDDTQPLPVQNLTVDLQVETSIARTDGLDLSNEVLIDGSATLEVKYL from the coding sequence GTGAACACGCTACTCAAAACCGTTGCCAGCACCCTGTTGATCGCCTGCGCTCCTGCCACATTTGCGGCGTCCACTGTGGACTTGACGGTGACCGGCCTGATTACCCCCAACTCCTGCACGCCGACGTTGTCCGGTGGCGGCCAGGTCGATTACGGCAAGATCTCGGCGAAAGATCTCAAGACCAACAATCCCACGCACCTCGGTTCACAAACCCTGCAGATGACCGTGAACTGCGATGCGCCAATTCAGTTCGCCTTGAACGCCATTGACAATCGTCCGGGCACTGCGGCGTTCAGCAATCGATACGGCCTGGGTCTGATCAACGGCAGTCAGCCGTTTGGGGGGTACAACTTGATGCTGCGTAGCCCCGTGGCCGATACCGTAGCGGTTCAACCGATTGCCTCTTACGACAAAGGCACCACCTGGGGCGCTGAATACATCTGGGAGCCGGGGCTTTACATGTCAGTCGGCGCAATGAGCGATGACACTCAGCCGCTCCCAGTGCAAAACCTCACGGTGGACCTGCAGGTGGAAACCAGCATCGCCCGCACCGACGGTCTGGACCTGAGCAATGAAGTACTGATCGACGGTTCCGCAACACTGGAAGTGAAGTACCTGTAA
- a CDS encoding nuclear transport factor 2 family protein: MSDAHNALITEFYSAFQRLDAEAMSACYTDDVVFSDPAFGELRGRDAGDMWRMLTTRAKDFSLTLDSVRSDEITGSAHWVATYLFSATGNTVVNDIRARFVFRDGKICEHHDHFDLWRWSRQALGTKGLLLGWTPLVKNAVRAQALKGLKAFQASR; encoded by the coding sequence ATGAGCGACGCCCATAACGCTTTGATCACCGAGTTCTACAGTGCCTTCCAGCGCCTGGATGCCGAGGCCATGAGCGCTTGCTACACCGACGACGTGGTGTTCAGCGACCCGGCGTTCGGCGAGCTGCGTGGCCGGGATGCGGGCGACATGTGGCGCATGCTCACCACCCGCGCCAAGGACTTTTCCCTGACCCTCGACAGCGTGCGCAGTGACGAAATCACCGGCAGCGCGCACTGGGTGGCGACTTACCTGTTCAGTGCGACGGGCAACACCGTGGTCAACGACATCCGGGCGCGTTTTGTGTTTCGTGATGGCAAGATCTGCGAGCATCACGACCACTTCGACCTGTGGCGTTGGTCGCGCCAGGCATTGGGCACCAAAGGCCTGTTGCTGGGCTGGACGCCGCTGGTGAAAAACGCCGTGCGGGCCCAGGCGCTGAAAGGCTTGAAGGCGTTCCAGGCCAGTCGTTGA
- a CDS encoding fimbria/pilus chaperone family protein, producing the protein MRHVLSLGLFSLLWSCAALADGMVPETSVVIVHEAEGEASVSVTNTDSQVALLHVTLENVPEDTESLLVVTPPLARVNPSASQLVRFILQNRQPLTTQRLKRAIFEGMPQDRAPAEAGHARVGVTVRQNLPVIIHPKGLAQNRTPWTGLSWSLNNNELSVLNDTPYVVRLAQELQLLPGKQRAMLPRTYILPGEHLTMGVAAQAASSVRLQPATVYGFAVAAYDAPIAPPLKRSDAP; encoded by the coding sequence ATGCGACACGTTCTGAGCCTCGGCCTGTTCAGCCTGCTATGGAGCTGTGCGGCCCTGGCCGACGGCATGGTGCCGGAAACGTCCGTGGTGATCGTCCATGAGGCAGAAGGCGAAGCCTCCGTTTCGGTGACCAACACCGACTCGCAGGTAGCCTTGCTGCACGTCACCCTGGAAAACGTGCCCGAAGACACCGAGAGCCTGCTGGTGGTCACCCCGCCGCTGGCCAGGGTGAACCCCTCTGCATCCCAACTGGTGCGCTTCATTTTGCAGAACCGGCAACCCCTGACCACTCAACGACTCAAGCGCGCGATCTTCGAAGGCATGCCCCAGGACCGGGCGCCCGCCGAGGCCGGGCATGCACGGGTTGGCGTGACCGTGCGCCAGAACCTGCCGGTGATCATTCACCCCAAGGGCCTGGCGCAAAATCGCACGCCCTGGACCGGCTTGAGCTGGTCGCTGAACAACAACGAACTCAGTGTCCTCAACGACACCCCGTATGTCGTGCGCCTGGCCCAGGAGCTGCAACTGCTGCCCGGCAAGCAGCGGGCGATGCTGCCACGCACCTACATTTTGCCCGGCGAACACCTGACGATGGGTGTCGCTGCGCAGGCCGCGAGCAGCGTGCGCCTGCAACCGGCCACGGTATACGGCTTTGCGGTCGCCGCCTATGACGCGCCGATTGCCCCTCCACTCAAGAGATCCGACGCACCATAA
- a CDS encoding DUF1120 domain-containing protein, translated as MNKMLSIIAPVLLLGALDAHAASAVDLAVKGLVTPSSCTPTLTSGGVVDYGKMSAKDLRPDRATSLANVNLQLAIACEGSTLLALQGNDNREGSDHRGDAMYYGLGLINGSEKLGAFELRFSSPVADGIAVHTIASPNNGGSWWAEPNLVRGDILSVAYIGSLVPIPVRSLTANVRVGAEIAPTRQLTLDNEVPLDGSATITVKYL; from the coding sequence ATGAACAAGATGCTCAGCATCATCGCGCCGGTCCTGTTACTGGGCGCCCTTGATGCTCACGCGGCCTCGGCCGTGGATCTGGCAGTCAAGGGACTGGTTACACCGAGTTCCTGCACGCCAACGCTCACCAGCGGCGGTGTGGTCGACTACGGCAAGATGTCCGCCAAGGACCTGCGGCCCGACCGCGCTACCTCCCTGGCCAACGTCAACCTGCAACTGGCAATTGCGTGCGAGGGCAGCACGTTGCTGGCCTTGCAGGGCAACGATAACCGTGAAGGCTCTGACCACCGGGGCGACGCGATGTATTACGGTTTGGGGTTGATCAATGGCAGTGAAAAACTCGGGGCCTTTGAGCTGAGGTTTTCCTCACCCGTCGCCGACGGCATAGCGGTGCATACCATCGCTTCGCCGAACAACGGCGGCTCATGGTGGGCCGAACCCAATCTTGTTCGGGGTGACATTCTCAGTGTTGCCTATATAGGTTCTCTGGTACCGATTCCCGTGCGCAGCCTGACGGCGAATGTGCGGGTCGGTGCGGAGATCGCGCCCACCCGCCAACTGACACTGGATAACGAAGTGCCGCTGGATGGTTCGGCGACGATCACCGTCAAATACCTTTAA
- a CDS encoding DUF1120 domain-containing protein, translated as MKQLVPAVLASVLTSSVWAASTTDLNVRGRITPSSCNPTLSGGGSVDLGKISASELKPDLHTALPTRSMSLSVRCEGSTFFAMNMIDNRSGTSFVESLHGLGMTSTNQKVGGVAFGLSNAVADSAPVRPIFSTNGGATWVPASYVGHAALTSVAAIGGADTPIALQTLDADLGVYTNIAPADGLTLIDQESIDGHVTLQLKYL; from the coding sequence ATGAAGCAACTTGTTCCGGCAGTCCTCGCCTCGGTACTGACATCGTCGGTCTGGGCTGCCAGCACTACCGATCTGAACGTCCGGGGCAGGATCACCCCCAGCTCCTGCAACCCCACGCTTTCTGGTGGAGGATCGGTTGATCTGGGCAAGATTTCGGCGTCCGAGTTGAAGCCCGATCTGCACACCGCGTTGCCGACACGCTCGATGAGCTTGAGCGTGCGCTGTGAAGGCTCGACGTTCTTTGCCATGAACATGATTGATAACCGCTCGGGCACCTCCTTCGTCGAAAGCCTGCACGGCCTGGGCATGACCAGTACCAACCAGAAGGTAGGGGGTGTGGCGTTCGGGCTTTCCAACGCGGTGGCCGACAGCGCGCCGGTACGCCCGATTTTCTCAACCAATGGCGGGGCCACCTGGGTCCCGGCGTCTTATGTAGGGCACGCCGCCCTCACCTCCGTTGCGGCCATAGGCGGTGCGGACACGCCCATTGCCCTGCAAACCCTGGATGCCGACCTGGGCGTCTATACCAATATTGCACCGGCCGACGGCTTGACCCTGATCGATCAGGAGTCCATCGACGGCCACGTCACGCTGCAATTGAAGTACCTCTGA
- a CDS encoding Hpt domain-containing response regulator — MPSVFAGDGPNRQMPTWRSPPAHWRLLSVLVVDDHQTYRALMGWFLQKFELAHVLVENGQAALSTMAHRRFDLVISDCRMPVMDGYSMTREIRHRERADGRERIPVIALTGKLGPDDARRCLEAGMDDWLLKPLSQERLREVLERWLPQRPGEVRHPFSEAPQKNWPTRAGLIEMFGDGQVVDLMLGSLLREADSDYASLVCAFRKQDRQGTLECLHRLAGSLAFLGGTGLDTRAGHLIDRVRGHGVLVNRRDLQRFEKELIVYLRYLADL; from the coding sequence ATGCCAAGCGTTTTTGCAGGCGACGGCCCGAACCGGCAAATGCCGACATGGCGTAGCCCTCCTGCTCACTGGCGGCTCCTGAGTGTCCTGGTCGTCGACGACCATCAGACCTACCGCGCCTTGATGGGCTGGTTTTTGCAGAAGTTCGAACTGGCCCATGTACTGGTCGAGAATGGGCAAGCCGCGTTAAGCACCATGGCCCACAGGCGTTTTGATCTGGTGATCAGCGATTGCCGGATGCCGGTGATGGACGGCTACAGCATGACCCGTGAGATACGCCATCGTGAGCGTGCCGATGGCCGCGAGCGTATCCCCGTGATCGCTCTCACCGGAAAGCTGGGGCCGGACGATGCTCGGCGCTGCCTTGAGGCCGGCATGGATGACTGGCTGCTCAAGCCGCTGTCCCAGGAGCGGTTGCGTGAAGTGCTGGAACGCTGGTTGCCGCAGCGGCCGGGGGAGGTACGCCACCCGTTCAGCGAGGCCCCACAAAAAAACTGGCCAACCCGTGCCGGGCTGATCGAGATGTTTGGAGACGGGCAGGTGGTGGACCTGATGTTGGGCAGCCTGCTGCGGGAGGCTGATTCGGATTATGCGAGCCTGGTGTGCGCCTTCCGCAAGCAAGACCGGCAAGGCACGCTCGAATGCCTGCACCGACTGGCGGGCAGCCTGGCGTTCCTGGGCGGCACGGGCCTGGACACTCGCGCGGGGCACCTGATCGACCGCGTGCGTGGTCACGGGGTTCTGGTCAACCGGCGTGACCTGCAACGGTTTGAAAAAGAACTGATCGTTTATCTGCGGTATTTGGCAGATTTATGA